The Coleofasciculus chthonoplastes PCC 7420 region CAATCCAATATCAAAAAAATACAATAAGCAGTCTATCAAAAAATGAACATAAACAAATTCTAGGGTTTAGTGACATACATGGAATAGTAATATCAAATTTAAAATATTATATAGAATACAGCAATCTTTACAATGGCTTTAATTTAAAAATTGAATTTGATATTTTCGCCGAAACCCCTCACTCAAATATCGGTATTGGTTTAACTATTTCCACTGTTGGTGGTGTAAAGGTTGCCATGATATCTCCTTCAATTACCCATTATATTATTGATTCGCTAAAGGGAAATAATAAATGCATTTTTGAATGTAGAAATATAGAAAAATACTTGGCTGGCGGTGACTACACCATCAGTATTTGGTTGTCAAAACCTAAGAGAGAATATATTTTAAAAATAGAAGATGCTTTAATGATTAGTATTCCAGCATATGATGTTTTCGATACAGGAACATATTTTGAATCTCACATACATGGTTTAGTCCCTCTTCCATTAAGATGTAGGATTCAAAAATCTGCTTCTAATTTTATCGAACTAGGAAAATAATAATGATTATTTGGTTAGCTTCATATCCCCGCTCCGGAAATACATTTTTTCGTATTCTCATTAATCAATTTTATGGAATTAAAACCTACTCTATCTATGACGATCCGCTGTTTGAGCGGCTTACGGGAGTGGCAGATGTAGTTGGTCATCAGAAAAGGGAAATAAGTTATGAAGAAATGATGGCTTCAGAGAAAATATTTTTTGTGAAAACGCATCACTTACCATCTGATGATTGTCCAGCAATTTATTTAGTGAGAGATGGACGAGATTCTTTGGTTTCATACGCACATTATATTCTTTCATTTAAAAACGAATCTCTTAGGAAAGCATACAAAAATAAAATTAAATCTATGTTTGGCTGGAATGAATTTAATGAAATTTTGAAAAAATTAATTATCTCATCTGATTGTGATTACGGTAGCTGGAGTCAAAATGTATATCAGTGGAATAAACCAAGTAAATTTACATTTACAATTCGGTTTGAAGATTTGATCAAAGAACCATTACATCAAGTTAAAACAGCTATAGAAGCTTTAGAGATAAAGGGTGATTTTTCTCGAATCAATAACCAATTACCTTCATTTGCAGAACTGCATGAAACCTGGCCCCAGTTTTTCAGGAAAGGAAAAAGTGAAGCATGGAAACGAGAGATGAGTCAAGAATTACAAGAGCTATTTTGGGAACACCACGGACAAGTTATGCAAAAGCTTGGATACGAGTAATGAAATATATCCCAAAATCAGTTCGAGATCGCTATCGTCCTCAATGGCGTGCATTTGAGCTTGAAGCAAAAACCGCTTACGGAAAGCTTCAAAGACAGTTTCTGCGCCCTCCATTTCCAAACTTGAAAAACGAAGGAATCAATTTACATTTAGGCTGTGGTTCTATTAATCATCCAAAGTTCATCAACATTGATGGCTTACCTGCTCCCCATGTACATTACATACGCGCAATAGATAATCTGGCTCCTTTTAAAGACAGTAGCGTAAATCTGATATATGCATGTCATTGCCTGGAGCATATTCCTCATAGTAAGGTTATAAAAGTGTTAAACGAGTGGTTTAGAGTGTTGAATACAGACGGAACCTTGCGCTTATCTGTGCCTGATTTTGATTTGCTACTGAATATTTACAATGATAATGGTAGTGATATTAATACAATCCTTGGTATGCTCATGGGAGGTCAAAACTATAAATTTAACTTTCACTTGACAGCCTTTAACAGGACAAGCCTAAAAAATCTCTTGATCGAGACGGGATTTAAGCAAGTTCAAGAATGGCAACCAGGTTCCTGTGAATTAACGACTTTTGATGATTTTTCGGATCGTAAAGCCTTAATTAACGGAAAGTACTATCCTGTGAGTCTTAATCTAGAAGCGGTCAAGTAATTTGCCTCATTAATTGTGATGCGATCGCTCTCTATTTATCCGGATTTTATCAAGAAAAACTGTATGAAGTCATGGGGTTATGTGATTCCCCTCTACAGATTTACTTTTAACTACAGTAAACGGAGCCTTATCTCTATCAAGAATGCCTCTTATTAACACTGCTCTAACTCTTAAAGACTTACCCCCACCTCCACCTGGCAAAACCGGATGGCCCTGGACAGAACAAACCGAGCCTCTACCAGAGCGGATGCCTGATGGTTCTGAATGGCCCCGCATTAGCATCGTCACTCCTAGCTATAACCAAGGTCAGTTTATTGAAGAAACTATTCGCTCAGTTTTGCTGCAAGGCTATCCCAACGTAGAGTATATTATTATTGATGGCGGAAGTACAGATAATTCGGTTGAGGTTATCAAAAAATACGATCAGTACCTTGCTTATTGGGTAAGCGAATCTGACCTAGGACAGTCTCACGCAATAAACAAAGGTTTTGAAAAGAGTACTGGGGACTATATTGCTTGGATGAATTCCGATGACTGCTATATGCCCAATGCATTACATCGGACTTTTAATAAGTATAAGCTTGAGCAATTAGATTTTATTTATGGATGTACTTATATTGGCAAATCAATCAATGATTGTACTTTAATTAAGGGAATAGGTACTAAAAGATTTAAGCTAAAATATTTATTGCGTTTTTTTTATAACGTTGAATACATCATTCCTTCTCAATCAGTATTTGTATCGGAAAAAGTATTCAAAAAAGTTGGTTTTCTAGATGAAAAATTACACTACTGTATGGATCTTGATTGGTTCGCAAGAATTGCCCTTGAACATCCCTTGACGTACCGAAATCCCGAACCAATTTGTTTCTATCGAGTACATTCATGCACAAAAACATGTGATTATAAAGCTATGAAAGCAGAAGCCATCAAGATAGCCCATGTCTATTCTGTTCATCTGTCAATATGGGAACAAAAGAGGCTTGCAAGACTTATATTATATGCAAATATTTTTGATGAGTATAGTAGTGGAGTCAGGAATAAGTGTTTAAATGAACTCATAAAAACTATGATTTTAGTGCCTGTAGAATCATTGAGTGACACCCGTTTTCTGGGAATTTTAAAAAGAGTCATCCTTAAAGGTCTAAGTTTTAGAAATACCTGCAGCAAATGTTAGACTCAGCTCGTAGTACAAGCATGAACTCAAGTCCTCTGTTCTCCATTATCATCCCAACCTACCATCGCAATGATTTGCTAGCGAAGTGTTTGGATTGTGTAGCACCCGGCGTTCAGACATTATCAGCAGAGCAATATGAAGTTATCGTGACTGATGATGGTTCCGAGACAACTGCTGAGGAGATGATTCGGGAGCGCTATCCTTGGGCAAAGTGGGTAGCTGGCTCCCGCAAAGGTCCAGCCGCTAACCGGAACAATGGAGCTAAGTATGCTCGCGGAAAATGGCTGGCTTTCACCGATGATGATTGCATACCCGATCCGAATTGGCTAAAAGCTTTTGCGGAAGCGATTACGGGAGAGGCTTTAGCTCTAGAAGGTGCAATTCATCCTCTGGGCGATCTTAATCAAGATTTGGCTGAGTGTCCTGTGAATCTGATTGGTGGATGCTTTTGGTCTGCCAATATTGCTGTTGAGCGATCGCTTTTTGAGAAAATTGGAGGATTTGATCCGAATTATTCTCTGGCTGCTCAAGAAGATCAGGATTTGCAGCTACGCCTTTCTCCAATCACTCCTATTTGTTTTGTACCTGATGCTAGTGTCGATCATCCTGTGCGGTTAATTCCTCTAAAAGAGGCGATTTTTCGTATACCTAAGCGCTGTCTATCCTGGGTTTATTATGTAAAAAAAAACATGGTAAGCCTGGGCTATAAAAATAAATTTTCAATAATTTATTTTGCATATAAATTCCATTTAAAATATCTTTTAAAGAATGCATATAAATTTAAGATAAAGTCAATTATTTTGTCCATAATAATGTTATTATTTGGTCTACCTTTAATCACCCAAAAATTATTGATTAAATCCTCCAAGAATTATTAATGATACTTAACATATTCAAGCCTAAATTTTCCTGGATATCCAGCGTAACTGGAAAATCAGAAGCTTTGTTCAGCCTGCATCAAAAAATGTCTTGGTTTTATGGTCAAAGGGAAGGTCGAGAACTCTATCAGGACATGTTGAATACTCAAGAAGAAACTGCTCCACCCAAAGAGTCAGTGCGGCACTTGATGCCAAAGTATATCTGTGAACTCAAACCCAAAAGTATTCTAGAAGTCGGTTGTGCTAATGGTCGATTATATCGTCAGTTACGCAGCTATGGATATATCGGTGCTTACAGTGGCATTGAGGTAGCTGATTACTTGATTCAACAAAATATGCAGCAACATCCCGAAGCAACGTGGAAGTGTACCAGTGCCTATAAAATTCCTTTTCCTAATAGTTCGTTTGAGGTTTGTCTCTCTCTATATGTTTTAGAGCATCTTGTTTATCCAGAACGAGCACTGCGAGAAATGCTGAGAGTTATAAAACCTGGTGGTCATCTAGTATTAGTTTTTCCAGACTTCGTAGAATCGGGGCGTTTTTCTTCGCAGCTACTCGGCTTTTCTCCAATAGGTACAGCCTCTGCAAAGATACGCCGTGGTAAGCTTATTGATGCTCTAGTTAGTCTCTACCAGAGTCGTATAGTTCTTCCGAGAGTACTAAAAAGTGCAGTGGATAAACTTGGTCCATTTCCCATCAACACACGACCTATTTGTTTGTCTTATCCATCAGTTATGGGTGCAGATGTAGATGCTATCTATATTGCATCCAAGAAGGAAGTGCATGATTGGGCAATATCAAATGGCTATGATGTAAAATATCCATGTGGAACTAAGGGGGAATTTGCCGAACAGGCTTTTATGTCGATAACTATGAAAAATGAGCATTAATATGAAAGTGTTATTTATCCACAGTAACCAACCTGATTACTTAGCAGAAAGTTTATTTCACGGATTGAGAACACTACTAGGAAAAAACTGTGTTGATGTCCCTCGATATGATAGTATGTATGCTCCATTGACTGACCGAATTAAATCAAAGTTGCGAGGGAATGGTTTTACTCTTTATGGACTACTAGAAGATATTCCTGAATTGGCAGAAGAGAGGTAT contains the following coding sequences:
- a CDS encoding glycosyltransferase family 2 protein; its protein translation is MNSSPLFSIIIPTYHRNDLLAKCLDCVAPGVQTLSAEQYEVIVTDDGSETTAEEMIRERYPWAKWVAGSRKGPAANRNNGAKYARGKWLAFTDDDCIPDPNWLKAFAEAITGEALALEGAIHPLGDLNQDLAECPVNLIGGCFWSANIAVERSLFEKIGGFDPNYSLAAQEDQDLQLRLSPITPICFVPDASVDHPVRLIPLKEAIFRIPKRCLSWVYYVKKNMVSLGYKNKFSIIYFAYKFHLKYLLKNAYKFKIKSIILSIIMLLFGLPLITQKLLIKSSKNY
- a CDS encoding sulfotransferase domain-containing protein translates to MIIWLASYPRSGNTFFRILINQFYGIKTYSIYDDPLFERLTGVADVVGHQKREISYEEMMASEKIFFVKTHHLPSDDCPAIYLVRDGRDSLVSYAHYILSFKNESLRKAYKNKIKSMFGWNEFNEILKKLIISSDCDYGSWSQNVYQWNKPSKFTFTIRFEDLIKEPLHQVKTAIEALEIKGDFSRINNQLPSFAELHETWPQFFRKGKSEAWKREMSQELQELFWEHHGQVMQKLGYE
- a CDS encoding glycosyltransferase family 2 protein; translation: MPLINTALTLKDLPPPPPGKTGWPWTEQTEPLPERMPDGSEWPRISIVTPSYNQGQFIEETIRSVLLQGYPNVEYIIIDGGSTDNSVEVIKKYDQYLAYWVSESDLGQSHAINKGFEKSTGDYIAWMNSDDCYMPNALHRTFNKYKLEQLDFIYGCTYIGKSINDCTLIKGIGTKRFKLKYLLRFFYNVEYIIPSQSVFVSEKVFKKVGFLDEKLHYCMDLDWFARIALEHPLTYRNPEPICFYRVHSCTKTCDYKAMKAEAIKIAHVYSVHLSIWEQKRLARLILYANIFDEYSSGVRNKCLNELIKTMILVPVESLSDTRFLGILKRVILKGLSFRNTCSKC
- a CDS encoding class I SAM-dependent methyltransferase → METRDESRITRAILGTPRTSYAKAWIRVMKYIPKSVRDRYRPQWRAFELEAKTAYGKLQRQFLRPPFPNLKNEGINLHLGCGSINHPKFINIDGLPAPHVHYIRAIDNLAPFKDSSVNLIYACHCLEHIPHSKVIKVLNEWFRVLNTDGTLRLSVPDFDLLLNIYNDNGSDINTILGMLMGGQNYKFNFHLTAFNRTSLKNLLIETGFKQVQEWQPGSCELTTFDDFSDRKALINGKYYPVSLNLEAVK
- a CDS encoding class I SAM-dependent methyltransferase, which encodes MILNIFKPKFSWISSVTGKSEALFSLHQKMSWFYGQREGRELYQDMLNTQEETAPPKESVRHLMPKYICELKPKSILEVGCANGRLYRQLRSYGYIGAYSGIEVADYLIQQNMQQHPEATWKCTSAYKIPFPNSSFEVCLSLYVLEHLVYPERALREMLRVIKPGGHLVLVFPDFVESGRFSSQLLGFSPIGTASAKIRRGKLIDALVSLYQSRIVLPRVLKSAVDKLGPFPINTRPICLSYPSVMGADVDAIYIASKKEVHDWAISNGYDVKYPCGTKGEFAEQAFMSITMKNEH